In Aegilops tauschii subsp. strangulata cultivar AL8/78 chromosome 3, Aet v6.0, whole genome shotgun sequence, one genomic interval encodes:
- the LOC109740550 gene encoding inactive anthranilate O-methyltransferase 1 isoform X1 encodes MASKQAVHMKHGQGETSYARNSSFQKAEQNRMKPLIEEVITDLCSSTSTLLHGKIVIADLGCSSGPNALALVSTAINAIHNHCLQLQQPPPEIFVLLNDLPDTDFNTVVKSLVTLRQSKNPVVVTGVAPGSFYERLFTSNSLHVVCASNSLQWLSKAPEDLTRNRIPAFDIDEHARREMLPMVREAYEKQFRKDFKLFLELRAKELVSGGRMVISLVGTRSDVIASKFSLFPGIVAQILSVMVAEGVIDKAKFDSFYVPLHGPSIEEVREIIKEEGSFFIKEMRVHDPTAEMNIALSSPSKFVNNLIALFEPIIVQHFGEVMDEFVRAAELHWSLDVDGSLREERVRTSRAMLVVSLAKA; translated from the exons ATGGCCTCCAAACAGGCTGTGCATATGAAGCATGGGCAAGGCGAAACAAGCTATGCTCGCAACTCCAGTTTTCAG AAGGCTGAGCAGAACAGGATGAAGCCCCTGATAGAAGAGGTCATCACCGACTTATGCAGCAGCACCAGTACCTTGTTGCATGGAAAGATAGTGATCGCGGACTTGGGATGCTCCTCTGGTCCAAATGCTCTAGCACTGGTATCGACTGCCATCAATGCCATCCACAACCATTGTCTTCAGTTACAACAGCCACCACCGGAAATATTTGTGCTACTCAATGACCTTCCTGACACCGACTTCAACACGGTGGTGAAGAGCTTGGTCACACTCCGTCAAAGCAAGAACCCTGTTGTTGTGACTGGTGTCGCACCAGGATCGTTTTACGAGCGGCTCTTCACTAGTAACTCCCTGCATGTTGTTTGCGCGTCGAACAGCTTGCAATGGCTATCAAAG GCTCCCGAAGATCTAACGAGGAACCGCATCCCAGCGTTCGACATTGATGAGCATGCTAGGCGTGAAATGCTCCCAATGGTCCGTGAGGCTTATGAAAAACAATTCAGGAAAGATTTCAAGCTTTTCCTGGAGCTGAGAGCCAAAGAGTTGGTCTCAGGAGGCCGGATGGTTATTTCCCTGGTAGGGACGCGTTCTGATGTAATCGCCTCCAAATTCTCTCTTTTCCCGGGAATTGTAGCTCAGATTCTAAGCGTAATGGTCGCGGAG GGTGTGATCGACAAAGCAAAATTTGATTCTTTCTATGTGCCGCTCCATGGACCTTCCATCGAAGAGGTAAGGGAGATCATCAAAGAAGAGGGGTCCTTTTTTATCAAGGAGATGCGTGTCCATGACCCTACAGCTGAAATGAACATTGCTCTGAGCAGCCCAAGCAAGTTTGTGAATAATCTGATAGCCTTATTTGAGCCGATAATAGTCCAGCATTTTGGAGAGGTTATGGATGAATTTGTGAGGGCGGCAGAGCTGCATTGGAGCCTGGATGTGGATGGGAGCTTGCGAGAGGAGCGGGTCAGAACCTCTCGAGCTATGCTGGTTGTATCCCTCGCGAAGGCATGA
- the LOC109740550 gene encoding inactive anthranilate O-methyltransferase 1 isoform X2, producing the protein MASKQAVHMKHGQGETSYARNSSFQAEQNRMKPLIEEVITDLCSSTSTLLHGKIVIADLGCSSGPNALALVSTAINAIHNHCLQLQQPPPEIFVLLNDLPDTDFNTVVKSLVTLRQSKNPVVVTGVAPGSFYERLFTSNSLHVVCASNSLQWLSKAPEDLTRNRIPAFDIDEHARREMLPMVREAYEKQFRKDFKLFLELRAKELVSGGRMVISLVGTRSDVIASKFSLFPGIVAQILSVMVAEGVIDKAKFDSFYVPLHGPSIEEVREIIKEEGSFFIKEMRVHDPTAEMNIALSSPSKFVNNLIALFEPIIVQHFGEVMDEFVRAAELHWSLDVDGSLREERVRTSRAMLVVSLAKA; encoded by the exons ATGGCCTCCAAACAGGCTGTGCATATGAAGCATGGGCAAGGCGAAACAAGCTATGCTCGCAACTCCAGTTTTCAG GCTGAGCAGAACAGGATGAAGCCCCTGATAGAAGAGGTCATCACCGACTTATGCAGCAGCACCAGTACCTTGTTGCATGGAAAGATAGTGATCGCGGACTTGGGATGCTCCTCTGGTCCAAATGCTCTAGCACTGGTATCGACTGCCATCAATGCCATCCACAACCATTGTCTTCAGTTACAACAGCCACCACCGGAAATATTTGTGCTACTCAATGACCTTCCTGACACCGACTTCAACACGGTGGTGAAGAGCTTGGTCACACTCCGTCAAAGCAAGAACCCTGTTGTTGTGACTGGTGTCGCACCAGGATCGTTTTACGAGCGGCTCTTCACTAGTAACTCCCTGCATGTTGTTTGCGCGTCGAACAGCTTGCAATGGCTATCAAAG GCTCCCGAAGATCTAACGAGGAACCGCATCCCAGCGTTCGACATTGATGAGCATGCTAGGCGTGAAATGCTCCCAATGGTCCGTGAGGCTTATGAAAAACAATTCAGGAAAGATTTCAAGCTTTTCCTGGAGCTGAGAGCCAAAGAGTTGGTCTCAGGAGGCCGGATGGTTATTTCCCTGGTAGGGACGCGTTCTGATGTAATCGCCTCCAAATTCTCTCTTTTCCCGGGAATTGTAGCTCAGATTCTAAGCGTAATGGTCGCGGAG GGTGTGATCGACAAAGCAAAATTTGATTCTTTCTATGTGCCGCTCCATGGACCTTCCATCGAAGAGGTAAGGGAGATCATCAAAGAAGAGGGGTCCTTTTTTATCAAGGAGATGCGTGTCCATGACCCTACAGCTGAAATGAACATTGCTCTGAGCAGCCCAAGCAAGTTTGTGAATAATCTGATAGCCTTATTTGAGCCGATAATAGTCCAGCATTTTGGAGAGGTTATGGATGAATTTGTGAGGGCGGCAGAGCTGCATTGGAGCCTGGATGTGGATGGGAGCTTGCGAGAGGAGCGGGTCAGAACCTCTCGAGCTATGCTGGTTGTATCCCTCGCGAAGGCATGA